The Maridesulfovibrio ferrireducens genome contains a region encoding:
- a CDS encoding PAS domain S-box protein, whose protein sequence is MLEQKRRIILLAMIMVFLVGAVSIISTWLLYQTSLNEQKARLSELVESQASLTRELSFISTELNLAKDTNNNMETFLSHLAHAHKRFKIGSSSGEFTVGLRSDKNVQFLILNGEKITADQKFAFIPFGSSHAIPMQLALSGKSGTLITLDYKGHEVLAGYTSLVLEGQLIGLVAKIDIKEIKNPFFKANFTIFTSGILLTLFGLFFFFKLSEPILHDIKNSEKNYRNLVEGAHSLILSIDQKGIISFANSFSKKIFESNEQKIVGLTAVQVLTGQSTDQNSSAPLRAILTFFGEGEGPHEKPISINNASTTWISWRVRKIVDSKGEVEELLCIGNDTTANHIARENLLESESRHRIIFENSPLGMIRLNQEGIILDCNNQLIKILGSTREKIIGYNAVQDSPLKMQKTIKIALNGKSSIYEDLFTSSTGNKTSYIRAIFNPVSPGKSSTEVIGTLEDISERMKVEKKLAESEERFKGIAIASPVGIIITDIEGQLLYANERMNELTGMSYTDQTGYAWMNSVQQEDKSNIKTNWYGADFIAKNRIEFRLIHQKGHTLWILGQIVELKNSDDQMIGYVVTMTDITQIKTAEQEHKRLSAAVDQAAEAIMITSIEGIITYVNPAFQEISGYSPQEAIGQNPRFLKSGEQDILFYDNMWDTILGGKRWKGRVVNIRKDGKHYTQDATIGPVRDESGKIINFVCVARDISQQLIVEAQLRQAQKLESIGELAAGIAHEINTPTQYVSTNTQFMVESFATLLGMIKNSQNLIKAIRSDSTHNELVDMAETVLDEEELAYLEEDVPKAIAESVTGLKRISEIVQSVKQLAHPGEVQKGLHHLNEIVRNAVTVSSNEWKYISEVELNLDDNLPEIYCLKGEIGQVVLNLIINGAHAIESKIGTDSEEKGCITITTYKENEWAVLEVSDTGTGMPQNIVDRAFDPFFTTKEVGKGTGQGLAITHNVVVNMHNGFINVDTEEGKGTTFTVKLPLK, encoded by the coding sequence ATGCTTGAACAAAAACGGCGTATTATATTACTGGCCATGATTATGGTCTTTCTTGTCGGTGCTGTCTCCATAATCAGCACATGGCTACTGTACCAAACTTCACTTAATGAACAAAAGGCCCGATTAAGTGAATTAGTCGAAAGTCAAGCCAGCCTTACTCGCGAATTAAGCTTTATAAGCACAGAGCTTAACTTAGCAAAAGATACAAATAATAATATGGAAACTTTTCTTTCCCATTTAGCACACGCACACAAAAGATTCAAAATTGGGAGCAGCAGTGGCGAGTTCACTGTAGGATTAAGATCTGACAAGAATGTCCAATTCCTTATTTTAAATGGTGAAAAAATTACAGCAGACCAAAAATTTGCTTTTATTCCGTTTGGAAGTTCACACGCCATCCCCATGCAGCTAGCCCTATCAGGAAAATCAGGCACACTAATCACTCTCGACTACAAAGGGCACGAAGTCCTAGCAGGATACACATCACTCGTTCTTGAAGGTCAACTTATCGGCCTTGTCGCTAAAATTGACATAAAAGAAATAAAAAATCCTTTTTTTAAAGCTAACTTTACAATATTTACTTCAGGAATTCTACTTACCCTTTTCGGACTATTCTTTTTCTTTAAGCTTAGTGAACCTATTCTTCATGACATCAAAAATAGTGAAAAAAATTATCGTAATCTGGTTGAAGGAGCCCACAGTCTTATTCTCAGCATTGACCAAAAAGGAATTATTAGTTTTGCCAATAGTTTCTCCAAAAAAATTTTTGAATCCAATGAACAAAAAATAGTTGGCCTTACTGCAGTGCAGGTGCTGACCGGACAATCCACTGATCAAAACAGTTCTGCCCCGCTTCGTGCTATTTTAACATTCTTCGGAGAGGGAGAAGGTCCCCACGAGAAACCCATTTCTATTAATAACGCCAGTACCACATGGATTTCCTGGAGAGTCAGAAAAATAGTAGATTCAAAAGGAGAAGTTGAAGAACTGCTTTGCATCGGTAATGATACAACTGCAAACCATATCGCAAGAGAGAATTTACTGGAAAGTGAGTCCCGACATAGAATTATATTCGAAAATTCACCTTTAGGCATGATCCGGCTTAATCAGGAAGGAATTATCCTTGATTGTAACAACCAATTAATCAAAATACTAGGATCAACGCGAGAAAAAATAATCGGCTACAATGCAGTCCAAGACAGCCCTCTCAAAATGCAAAAGACTATAAAAATAGCTCTCAATGGGAAATCAAGCATCTATGAAGATCTTTTTACTTCATCAACCGGAAACAAAACCAGCTATATCAGAGCAATCTTTAATCCTGTATCGCCCGGTAAATCATCCACCGAAGTAATCGGCACACTCGAAGATATCTCTGAACGCATGAAAGTTGAAAAAAAACTTGCTGAAAGTGAAGAGAGATTCAAAGGAATAGCAATAGCTTCTCCGGTTGGCATCATCATCACAGATATTGAAGGGCAGTTGCTTTACGCCAATGAGAGAATGAACGAACTTACCGGAATGAGCTATACAGATCAGACAGGATATGCATGGATGAACAGTGTCCAGCAAGAAGACAAATCAAATATAAAAACAAATTGGTACGGAGCTGACTTCATAGCTAAAAACCGTATAGAATTCCGCCTTATTCACCAGAAGGGACATACCTTATGGATTTTGGGACAAATCGTAGAGCTGAAAAACAGTGATGACCAAATGATCGGATACGTTGTTACAATGACTGATATAACTCAAATTAAAACGGCAGAACAGGAACATAAAAGACTCTCGGCTGCTGTTGATCAGGCTGCGGAAGCAATTATGATAACCAGCATCGAGGGGATAATAACTTATGTAAATCCGGCTTTCCAAGAAATTTCAGGCTATTCACCTCAAGAAGCAATAGGCCAAAATCCCCGTTTTCTTAAAAGTGGAGAGCAAGATATACTTTTCTACGACAACATGTGGGATACAATTTTAGGCGGGAAAAGATGGAAGGGAAGAGTAGTTAATATTAGAAAAGATGGAAAACATTATACACAAGACGCCACCATCGGACCGGTCCGGGATGAGTCCGGTAAAATCATAAATTTTGTATGTGTCGCACGTGATATCAGCCAACAATTAATAGTTGAAGCTCAACTAAGGCAAGCTCAAAAACTAGAGTCTATCGGAGAACTGGCGGCCGGAATAGCTCATGAAATAAACACTCCGACACAATATGTCAGTACCAATACTCAATTTATGGTAGAATCCTTCGCAACACTGCTAGGAATGATCAAGAATAGCCAAAACCTAATCAAAGCTATCCGGTCAGATAGCACACACAATGAGTTAGTAGATATGGCCGAAACGGTTCTTGATGAAGAGGAGCTTGCATACTTAGAAGAAGACGTCCCTAAAGCTATTGCCGAATCTGTAACCGGACTGAAACGGATCTCTGAAATAGTCCAGTCAGTCAAACAACTGGCTCATCCCGGAGAAGTACAAAAAGGACTCCATCATCTAAACGAAATAGTTCGCAACGCTGTTACTGTTTCTTCAAATGAATGGAAATATATTTCAGAGGTAGAATTGAATCTCGACGATAATTTACCTGAAATTTATTGTCTAAAGGGTGAAATAGGACAGGTGGTACTAAACCTTATTATCAACGGAGCACATGCTATTGAATCTAAAATAGGCACAGACTCCGAGGAAAAGGGGTGCATAACCATAACTACTTACAAAGAAAATGAATGGGCGGTTCTGGAGGTTTCCGACACAGGGACAGGTATGCCCCAAAATATTGTCGACCGGGCTTTCGATCCGTTCTTCACAACTAAAGAAGTAGGCAAAGGAACCGGACAAGGTTTAGCTATTACCCATAATGTCGTTGTGAATATGCACAATGGTTTTATTAATGTAGACACAGAAGAAGGCAAAGGGACAACATTTACAGTTAAGTTGCCTTTAAAGTAG
- a CDS encoding HD domain-containing phosphohydrolase: MPKDINYTKERILFVDDEPNILESYRRSFRSTFAVSTALGGKVALELLDSSPPFTVVVSDIKMPVMDGIKFLSRVRELYPDTVRMVLTGYADLNIAMSAVNQGDIFRFLTKPCHPDDLIKAIISGINQFKMIQSSRELAVVRRMKDALEGTLRAFTRLVEFRDPYTAGHMGRTAEISALIATRLGLNPDVIQGLHLAALVHDIGKITVPSGVLNKPEKLSKAEFAIIKTHSLVGAEIFATLETDWPIQRIVLEHHERIDGSGYPNGLKENEILLESKIIAVADSIDAILTTRPYRQASGKKDCIRLLEEDKGIKLDSDCVEAGIALLKEGLIFKDLPF, encoded by the coding sequence ATGCCAAAAGATATAAACTACACAAAAGAACGCATTCTTTTTGTAGATGATGAACCGAATATCCTCGAAAGTTACCGCAGGAGTTTTCGGTCGACATTCGCAGTCAGTACAGCTCTTGGTGGCAAAGTTGCTCTTGAATTGTTAGATTCTTCTCCCCCTTTTACGGTTGTTGTCTCCGATATAAAAATGCCTGTAATGGATGGAATAAAATTTTTATCCAGAGTGCGTGAACTGTATCCCGATACTGTCAGAATGGTTTTGACCGGATATGCTGATCTTAATATTGCAATGAGCGCAGTGAATCAGGGTGATATTTTTCGTTTTTTGACTAAACCGTGTCATCCTGATGATTTAATCAAAGCTATAATTTCAGGGATTAATCAGTTCAAAATGATTCAATCCTCTAGGGAGTTGGCTGTAGTCAGACGTATGAAAGATGCTTTGGAAGGGACTTTGCGCGCCTTTACCCGGTTGGTTGAATTTCGTGATCCCTACACTGCGGGGCATATGGGCCGGACAGCTGAGATTTCAGCGCTTATCGCAACCAGACTCGGTTTAAATCCGGATGTCATACAAGGGCTGCATCTTGCTGCTCTGGTTCATGATATCGGTAAAATAACTGTTCCGTCAGGCGTGCTTAATAAGCCTGAAAAGTTAAGCAAGGCCGAATTTGCCATTATTAAAACTCATTCACTGGTTGGGGCGGAAATATTCGCAACACTGGAAACTGATTGGCCGATTCAACGAATTGTGCTTGAGCATCATGAACGGATAGATGGTTCAGGGTATCCTAACGGATTAAAAGAGAACGAAATTTTGTTGGAATCAAAAATAATCGCGGTAGCTGACTCTATCGACGCTATCCTGACTACACGCCCATATCGTCAAGCCTCGGGTAAGAAGGATTGTATAAGGCTTCTGGAGGAAGATAAAGGGATCAAGCTCGACAGTGACTGCGTCGAAGCCGGCATTGCTCTGCTCAAAGAAGGTCTTATTTTCAAAGATCTGCCATTCTGA
- a CDS encoding HD domain-containing phosphohydrolase, whose amino-acid sequence MKSRILLVDDEPNVLSALKRQLRGIYDVETEEDPTIALLSLNNKNPFAAVVSDYRMPKMNGIEFLREVRKRSSETTRIMLTGYADLDNAIRAVNDGHVFRFLTKPCEKEVLLENLKEAVNQYDLVTGKRILLEKTLKGSVELLGEITSLVKPEAGARINRVRRYVRYLAKKKGVKDLWRYDMATMLSQLGTLILPPGTLDVLLEGKELNPEQLQIFEMHPVIAKSLVSKLPRLEALAEMIAYQLKGFDGSGTPRDAVKGEKIPLGGRILRVALDYDLHLQHFENPKKAFAKLEKVAEVYDPELLYYLEGMLGVEARYIIKEVGLKHLYSGMILYEDVTSKHGAMLLRKSLELDKDKIDRIHMFDEKIGIKLPLLVLVSE is encoded by the coding sequence ATGAAGTCTAGAATTTTATTGGTTGATGATGAACCGAATGTCCTTTCCGCGTTGAAAAGACAGCTTCGCGGGATTTATGATGTGGAAACGGAAGAAGATCCGACCATAGCACTGCTTTCTTTGAATAATAAAAATCCATTTGCTGCCGTTGTTTCTGACTATCGTATGCCTAAAATGAACGGCATAGAATTTTTACGGGAAGTAAGAAAACGCAGCTCTGAAACAACAAGAATTATGCTTACCGGTTATGCTGACCTTGATAATGCAATACGTGCTGTGAACGATGGTCATGTGTTCCGTTTTTTAACAAAGCCGTGTGAAAAGGAAGTTTTGCTTGAAAACCTCAAAGAGGCAGTCAATCAATATGACTTGGTAACCGGCAAACGTATTTTACTTGAAAAAACACTCAAAGGCAGTGTTGAGTTGCTCGGTGAAATTACTTCATTGGTAAAGCCGGAAGCCGGAGCACGTATAAACAGAGTGCGTCGTTATGTTCGTTATCTTGCAAAAAAGAAAGGTGTAAAAGATCTGTGGCGATATGATATGGCTACCATGCTTTCGCAGTTGGGGACGCTCATCCTTCCTCCCGGAACCCTTGATGTGTTGCTCGAAGGCAAAGAACTTAATCCTGAACAGCTCCAGATATTTGAGATGCATCCGGTTATAGCTAAAAGTCTTGTGTCCAAGTTACCTCGTCTTGAAGCTCTTGCTGAAATGATAGCGTATCAACTGAAAGGGTTTGACGGATCAGGAACTCCGCGTGATGCGGTGAAAGGGGAAAAGATTCCTCTCGGTGGGCGAATTCTCAGGGTCGCTTTGGATTATGACCTGCATTTGCAGCACTTTGAAAATCCCAAAAAAGCATTTGCCAAACTTGAAAAAGTTGCTGAAGTCTATGACCCTGAGTTGCTTTATTATTTAGAGGGAATGCTCGGTGTAGAGGCTCGGTATATTATCAAAGAAGTTGGTCTTAAACATTTATATTCAGGTATGATTTTGTATGAGGATGTCACATCCAAGCATGGAGCTATGCTGCTTAGGAAGAGTTTGGAGTTAGATAAAGATAAAATTGATCGCATTCATATGTTCGATGAGAAAATAGGAATAAAACTTCCGCTTTTAGTTCTTGTTTCGGAGTAG
- a CDS encoding HDOD domain-containing protein translates to MQKLVAEIESLPVTPNVFESIERELKNADPSIKKVAEYISMDVGLVAKILKLVNSPYFGLPTQIDSILQTITMLGLESVKALILSTHLFSMYDQKKLPNFSLNLLWEHSFRVSNIVRLICECEKIDKTLAVQARMAGLLHDIGKLVLANSFPAQYGKVIKKVAEIHLPICDCEMEVLGTTHAHIGAYLMGLWGMPGDIVHAIGTHHQYEGFDMSVSMLLRIADAIDHQCVIINPDYVRIKLDRNIFSDGQHGLPLEKWINYINDHWEGMDEFQVLDADMLTQLRS, encoded by the coding sequence ATGCAAAAGTTAGTGGCTGAAATAGAGTCTTTACCGGTTACTCCGAACGTGTTCGAATCCATTGAAAGAGAACTAAAAAACGCTGATCCGTCCATTAAAAAAGTCGCTGAATATATTTCGATGGATGTCGGTTTGGTTGCAAAGATTCTTAAACTTGTTAATTCACCTTATTTTGGTCTTCCTACGCAGATAGATTCTATATTGCAGACTATAACAATGCTTGGTCTGGAAAGTGTCAAAGCTCTAATTTTATCCACTCATTTGTTTTCTATGTATGATCAAAAAAAACTCCCTAATTTTTCGTTGAACTTGTTATGGGAGCATAGTTTTCGTGTGTCTAATATTGTAAGGCTTATCTGTGAGTGCGAAAAAATTGACAAGACATTGGCAGTGCAGGCGCGGATGGCAGGTCTTCTGCATGATATAGGTAAACTTGTTTTGGCAAATTCTTTTCCTGCTCAATATGGAAAGGTTATAAAAAAAGTTGCTGAAATTCATTTGCCGATATGTGACTGTGAAATGGAAGTACTTGGTACAACTCATGCCCATATCGGTGCATATCTTATGGGGTTATGGGGAATGCCGGGTGATATTGTTCATGCGATTGGGACTCACCATCAATATGAGGGTTTTGATATGAGTGTCTCAATGTTGTTGAGAATCGCCGATGCTATCGATCATCAGTGTGTTATTATTAATCCTGACTATGTCAGGATTAAGCTGGATAGAAATATATTTTCTGATGGACAGCATGGTTTACCACTTGAAAAATGGATCAATTACATTAACGATCATTGGGAAGGTATGGATGAATTTCAGGTTCTGGATGCAGATATGCTCACACAATTGAGAAGTTAA
- a CDS encoding response regulator produces MTIHNIRVLFVDDEPNVLAALKRMLRTKRNEWTMEFTDSGLAALALLEGSRFDIVVSDIKMPGMDGAELLNKVKDKYPGIIRMALSGQVGLNEVIKV; encoded by the coding sequence ATGACAATTCATAATATCCGCGTGCTGTTTGTGGATGACGAACCCAATGTTCTAGCTGCGTTGAAGCGTATGCTTCGTACTAAACGTAACGAGTGGACAATGGAGTTTACTGATTCAGGACTTGCCGCTCTTGCTTTGTTAGAAGGTTCGAGATTTGATATTGTTGTTTCCGATATCAAGATGCCGGGAATGGATGGAGCTGAACTTCTGAATAAAGTTAAAGATAAGTATCCTGGCATTATCAGAATGGCTCTTTCCGGACAGGTTGGCTTGAATGAAGTTATCAAAGTATAA
- a CDS encoding PAS domain S-box protein: MSNLEFMTKKELIAELKKVRAEVQRFERGHGASLDYLSSLSVPLSAVGFERLVEGIWIIDKDANTIFANNSIASMLGYTPEEMIGLNLMDFMSEDRKKECENHILKWKKGVEEIYNFEFQKKSGGSVYTRIATSLILDESGSYAGAIASVTDLSDLHQAQKQLQEIFDNAPIGMVNMDLDGKLFMVNPVFSKLLEYSQQELFGIDFMSMIHPADQKDYIISKDNVLGGGHVKLTQRLLTKSGKTVWGDLSFSIVVDESKKPHYFIIAVSVEDISERKHAETVMKARLELMTFSFDHSLDELMVEVVDVVETLTSSQMGFHHYLSSDQKILTLQSWSTRASIEMCISEEKGKLYPVADAGVWADCIHTKSAVIHNDYMSLSNKKGLLPGHIPVIRELVVPIIRNDKVVSILGVGNKPLNYTDADIEIASSFSDFAWDIIERKKSDIDLMQAKKLLEEVQKIGRIGGWEVDNSTGEICWTDNHYQLYGYKPKEFKDIDPFFFENIIHPDDRERIFSIYKSLFKNTETVFDEYRAILKDGTEHLFHCVAAPEFDDEGKLQRVYGVNQDITDRKKIEKQLSLSERKFRSYFELGLIGMAIVGVDKKWIDFNNKFCEILGYSREELEKLCWPDFTHPDDIDKNKHLFDQMIAGEIDSYTMEKRYIKKNGEIVYVALLTSCVRKSDGSVDYQMAHIMDITERVKAEKEADWNLNLNSALARLYTPLVAPEANLKNTSEAVLKELLKITGSLYGYTSTIGEKGLLIQAYSHMRNNCFVAGDHDYIIFPKNFDGTYPLLWGHSLNTKESFFTNAPETHPKFKGLPKGHIPLTCLLSVPVLLRGELVGQIALANKPGGYTQRDVAATIRIAAYYALAIQRVNSKQEIAASKELMENILDGIQAGIIIVDPVTCAIDSINSAASKMLRASKEQIIGQRCDVICWRATDGNVIENCPAAIKEIREREFRMHRMDGTGLPVSKTVLKSKVNGEDKFIEIVFDITERKELERRLSLAQKLESIGHLSAGIAHEINTPAQYLGDNIIFLSGAFEEMSGVIKRHKAICQLQKDPVCEEAFTRWYNEDMDYLLEEIPAALAQSQDGVERITRIVHAMKRFSHPGLEFRQMGDINLALDNTVTVCRNEWKYSADVVFELKPDLPLIPCFINDLNQAFLNIVINAAHSISAKVSGNGEKGTILIRTRLDPPWVVVEIEDTGEGIPEEILPKIFDPFFTTKDVGLGTGQGLTLCYSIINEKHGGIIEFSSKLGVGTKCIIKLPLEEDKENDNS, from the coding sequence ATGAGCAATCTCGAATTTATGACTAAAAAAGAATTAATAGCGGAACTGAAAAAAGTTCGTGCAGAAGTGCAGCGTTTTGAGCGGGGACACGGAGCTTCACTTGATTACCTTTCAAGTTTGTCTGTTCCTTTATCCGCAGTAGGCTTCGAGCGACTGGTTGAAGGTATATGGATCATAGATAAAGACGCTAATACTATTTTTGCGAACAACTCAATTGCTTCAATGCTTGGATATACACCGGAAGAAATGATCGGTCTAAATTTGATGGATTTTATGTCCGAAGATCGTAAGAAAGAGTGTGAGAATCATATTTTAAAGTGGAAGAAAGGTGTCGAAGAAATTTATAATTTTGAATTTCAGAAGAAATCAGGAGGATCTGTATACACTCGTATTGCCACTTCACTTATTTTAGATGAAAGCGGAAGTTATGCCGGAGCAATCGCCAGTGTTACAGATCTCAGTGATCTTCATCAAGCTCAGAAACAGCTACAGGAGATTTTCGATAATGCGCCGATAGGTATGGTTAACATGGATCTAGACGGGAAATTGTTCATGGTGAACCCCGTGTTTAGCAAGCTTTTGGAATATTCTCAGCAAGAATTGTTTGGTATAGACTTTATGTCCATGATTCATCCAGCTGATCAGAAAGATTATATTATTTCTAAAGATAATGTGTTGGGGGGAGGGCATGTTAAACTTACCCAAAGGCTGTTAACTAAATCCGGGAAAACTGTATGGGGTGATCTGTCTTTTTCAATTGTTGTGGATGAGTCAAAAAAACCTCATTATTTTATAATAGCGGTATCGGTAGAGGACATCTCGGAGCGGAAACATGCCGAAACGGTTATGAAAGCACGCCTGGAGTTGATGACTTTTTCTTTTGATCATTCTTTAGATGAGTTAATGGTTGAAGTTGTTGATGTTGTTGAGACTTTAACTTCCAGTCAGATGGGTTTTCATCATTACCTTTCATCGGATCAAAAAATACTTACGCTGCAATCATGGTCAACGCGCGCATCTATTGAAATGTGTATTTCTGAAGAAAAGGGGAAGCTTTATCCGGTTGCTGATGCGGGCGTCTGGGCAGACTGCATACATACAAAAAGTGCGGTTATTCATAATGACTATATGTCTCTTTCCAATAAAAAAGGATTACTCCCCGGGCACATCCCTGTAATTCGCGAACTTGTGGTTCCAATAATTCGAAACGATAAGGTCGTATCTATTTTAGGCGTTGGCAATAAGCCTTTAAATTATACAGATGCAGATATTGAAATTGCTTCTAGTTTTTCTGATTTTGCGTGGGATATTATTGAACGCAAAAAATCAGACATTGATTTAATGCAGGCGAAAAAACTTTTGGAGGAGGTTCAGAAGATAGGCCGTATTGGAGGGTGGGAGGTTGATAATTCCACAGGAGAGATTTGCTGGACGGATAACCATTATCAACTTTATGGATATAAGCCCAAAGAATTTAAGGATATTGACCCGTTTTTCTTTGAGAACATAATTCATCCTGACGATCGAGAAAGGATCTTCAGCATATATAAGAGCTTATTTAAAAACACAGAGACTGTTTTTGATGAATATCGGGCTATTCTCAAGGATGGTACTGAGCATTTATTTCATTGTGTGGCTGCCCCTGAGTTTGATGATGAAGGTAAACTGCAACGAGTCTATGGAGTTAATCAGGACATAACCGATCGTAAAAAAATCGAAAAACAGTTGAGTCTCAGTGAACGTAAATTCAGAAGTTATTTTGAATTAGGACTCATTGGAATGGCTATTGTCGGAGTTGATAAAAAGTGGATAGATTTTAATAATAAATTTTGTGAAATTTTAGGCTACAGCAGGGAAGAGTTAGAGAAATTATGTTGGCCTGATTTTACTCATCCTGATGATATTGATAAAAATAAACATCTTTTTGATCAGATGATTGCCGGTGAAATTGATAGTTACACCATGGAAAAACGTTATATTAAAAAGAATGGTGAAATTGTTTATGTAGCATTGTTAACTAGCTGCGTCAGAAAAAGTGACGGGTCGGTTGATTACCAGATGGCCCATATCATGGACATAACCGAGCGAGTCAAAGCGGAGAAGGAAGCTGATTGGAATCTAAATTTGAATTCTGCTCTTGCAAGATTATACACTCCACTTGTAGCTCCCGAAGCCAATCTTAAAAATACATCTGAGGCCGTGCTCAAAGAGTTATTAAAAATTACAGGAAGTCTTTATGGGTATACCAGCACTATTGGCGAAAAAGGTTTGTTGATTCAGGCCTATAGTCACATGAGAAATAATTGTTTTGTTGCAGGAGATCATGATTATATTATTTTCCCTAAGAATTTTGATGGCACATACCCTTTACTTTGGGGACATTCATTAAATACTAAAGAATCATTTTTTACGAATGCTCCTGAGACACATCCAAAATTTAAAGGACTTCCCAAAGGCCATATTCCTTTAACTTGTTTGTTGTCAGTTCCTGTTCTTCTCAGGGGAGAACTTGTGGGACAAATTGCACTGGCCAATAAGCCGGGCGGGTATACTCAGCGCGATGTTGCTGCCACAATACGCATTGCGGCATATTACGCACTTGCTATTCAAAGGGTGAACTCTAAGCAGGAGATTGCCGCCAGTAAGGAGTTAATGGAAAACATTCTGGATGGTATTCAAGCAGGTATTATTATTGTTGATCCTGTTACTTGTGCTATAGACTCTATAAATAGTGCCGCATCAAAAATGCTGCGAGCAAGCAAAGAACAGATTATCGGTCAACGGTGCGATGTTATATGCTGGCGGGCAACTGACGGGAATGTTATTGAAAATTGTCCTGCTGCAATAAAAGAGATACGGGAACGGGAATTCAGGATGCATCGTATGGATGGAACGGGTCTTCCGGTTTCAAAAACGGTTCTTAAAAGTAAAGTTAACGGAGAAGATAAGTTTATTGAAATTGTTTTTGATATTACTGAAAGAAAAGAGCTTGAGCGACGTCTTAGTCTTGCGCAGAAGTTAGAATCTATAGGGCATCTTTCGGCAGGCATAGCGCATGAAATTAATACTCCGGCACAATATTTAGGTGATAATATTATATTTTTGTCTGGAGCATTTGAAGAAATGAGCGGAGTTATTAAGCGGCATAAAGCGATCTGCCAATTACAAAAAGATCCAGTATGTGAAGAAGCTTTTACCCGTTGGTATAATGAGGATATGGATTATCTTTTAGAGGAAATACCCGCAGCTCTTGCTCAATCGCAGGATGGTGTTGAGCGTATAACCAGGATTGTGCACGCTATGAAAAGATTTTCTCATCCCGGATTGGAATTCAGGCAGATGGGTGATATTAATTTAGCTCTTGATAATACCGTTACGGTTTGTAGAAATGAATGGAAATATAGTGCTGATGTTGTTTTTGAGTTGAAACCTGATCTTCCATTGATTCCCTGTTTTATTAATGACCTTAATCAGGCTTTTTTAAATATTGTGATTAATGCGGCTCATTCTATCAGTGCAAAAGTGAGTGGAAATGGCGAAAAGGGAACGATCCTCATTCGAACGCGCCTTGATCCGCCATGGGTTGTTGTTGAGATAGAAGATACCGGAGAGGGAATCCCGGAAGAAATATTACCGAAAATTTTTGATCCGTTTTTTACAACCAAAGACGTCGGGCTTGGCACAGGACAGGGTTTAACGTTATGCTACTCAATAATTAATGAAAAACATGGTGGAATAATAGAATTTAGCAGCAAGCTGGGCGTTGGAACCAAATGTATAATTAAATTGCCACTTGAGGAAGATAAAGAAAATGACAATTCATAA